A genomic stretch from Pieris brassicae chromosome W unlocalized genomic scaffold, ilPieBrab1.1 SUPER_W_unloc_3, whole genome shotgun sequence includes:
- the LOC123719069 gene encoding late histone H1-like, with protein sequence MADTAVASETPAPATPAKKAPKAAAAAAAAKKPKARPTHPKTSDMVNSAIKELKERSGSSLKAIKKYIASNYSLDAERLAPLRKYLKRAVASGTLIQTKGKGASGSFKIDSKLGHGGGAAKKATAASASSGGRGSAAVASSAAKSVKKPTAQAAKKTAASAGARSKKAAAAAAETASPAKASGRGGTAKDKKAAAAAKRKPAATAAPKKGRDSAAAAAAASGKGASTTAAASKAKRSAKPPTKKPKAPKPKKAAAAAPKSKAATAKKASAASKK encoded by the coding sequence atggcCGACACAGCAGTAGCATCGGAGACACCCGCGCCGGCGACGCCCGCCAAGAAGGCACCAAAAGCGGCAGCGGCGGCCGCCGCCGCGAAGAAACCCAAGGCGAGACCAACGCACCCCAAGACTTCCGACATGGTCAACAGCGCGATCAAAGAGCTCAAGGAGAGGAGCGGATCGTCCCTGAAGGCGATCAAGAAATACATCGCCTCGAATTATAGCCTAGACGCCGAGAGGTTGGCGCCGTTAAGAAAGTATCTCAAGCGCGCGGTCGCCTCCGGCACCCTGATTCAGACGAAGGGCAAGGGCGCATCGGGCTCGTTCAAGATAGACAGCAAGTTGGGACACGGCGGCGGCGCGGCGAAGAAGGCGACGGCCGCCTCCGCGTCCTCCGGCGGCAGGGGCTCCGCTGCGGTTGCGTCCTCCGCGGCCAAATCGGTGAAGAAGCCGACCGCACAAGCCGCCAAGAAGACCGCCGCGAGTGCGGGCGCCAGGAGCAAGAAGGCCGCCGCCGCGGCCGCCGAGACCGCGTCCCCCGCCAAGGCGAGCGGAAGGGGTGGCACCGCCAAAGACAAGAAGGCAGCCGCTGCGGCCAAGAGGAAGCCGGCCGCGACGGCCGCTCCGAAGAAAGGTCGCGACTCCGCGGCCGCCGCCGCCGCAGCGTCCGGCAAGGGCGCGTCGACCACCGCCGCCGCTTCCAAGGCGAAGAGGAGCGCGAAACCACCGACCAAAAAACCTAAAGCACCCAAACCGAAGAAGGCCGCAGCCGCCGCGCCCAAATCGAAGGCCGCCACCGCTAAAAAGGCATCGGCCGCTTCCAAGAAGTGA